One genomic window of Corticium candelabrum chromosome 21, ooCorCand1.1, whole genome shotgun sequence includes the following:
- the LOC134196905 gene encoding ribosome biogenesis regulatory protein homolog, with product MAVYVENSKDSSTVVDRVVDVDTGLLLAVHSASLDREALREKKDQYLRSLSRECTQALFNEIWKLPMERPNERIVAVLPKPLTVLPREKSIPKPKPPTKWELFAKRKGIKKSKRLRMLYDKETGKYKPRWGYKRINDPKDDWLIEVPQNADINEDQFEKRAKERKEKIAKNEYQRLRNIDKNRKGNFEAKVPAPLPSQRPTKEELVLKLSQAKSSTASVGKFTEKLPKEPIPKKTGKKRKFEPVTGDVEAERKGMLYILEAIKKKKPALDITKAVNRQLVEEQSKRVKTKQKQGGKGGKHLTKRKIQRKLKKQQ from the exons ATGGCGGTATACGTAGAAAATTCCAAAGACTCATCAACAGTGGTGGATCGAGTTGTCGATGTTGATACGGgtcttcttcttgctgttcATTCAGCTTCCCTTGATCGAGAAGCGTTGAG AGAAAAAAAGGACCAGTATTTACGGAGTTTGAGTAGGGAGTGTACTCAAGCATTGTTCAACGAGATTTGGAAG CTACCAATGGAAAGGCCAAATGAGAggattgttgctgtt CTTCCAAAGCCATTAACCGTGTTGCCCAGAGAGAAATCG ATTCCTAAGCCCAAGCCACCCACCAAATGGGAATTGTTTGCAAAGAGGAAG GGAATTAAGAAGTCGAAACGATTGCGAATGCtatatgacaaagaaacagGA AAATACAAACCAAGATGGGGCTACAAGAGAATCAACGATCCTAAAGATGACTGGCTCATTGAAGTTCCTCAGAATGCTG ATATAAATGAGGATCAATTTGAAAAGAGAGCTAAAGAAAGGAAGGAGAAAATTGCAAAGAATGAATATCAAAGGCTGAGGAATATTGATAAAAATCGAAAGGGGAACTTTGAGGCAAAAG TGCCAGCACCACTGCCTTCCCAGAGGCCAACAAAGGAAGAG CTGGTTCTGAAACTGAGTCAAGCAAAGTCATCCACAGCATCAGTAGGAAAGTTTACTGAGAAACTG CCCAAAGAGCCAATCCCAAAGAAAACTGGGAAGAAGAGAAAG TTTGAACCTGTAACTGGAGATGTAGAAGCTGAGAGAAAGGGAATGCTTTATATACTGGAGGCTATTAAGAAGAAGAAGCCTGCTCTTGACATAACGAAGGCTGTAAATAGGCAACTGGTGGAGGAGCAATCAAA GAGAGttaaaacaaaacagaaacaggGTGGCAAGGGTGGCAAACATCTCACAAAAAGAAAAATCCAACGGAAATTAAAGAAACAACAGTAA
- the LOC134196906 gene encoding cyclin-C-like, with protein sequence MLKLMAGNFWLSSHCMQWLLDKQELLAGRQVDLKHLSEEELLKIHVFFANFVQALGELLKLRQQVIATATVYFKRFYSRNSLGCVDPLLLAPTCVFLASKVEECGIISNTKFPTSCQQILKKFSYAFKSELPYLYKMGHILECEFYLLEMMDCCLIVYHPYRPLTQYVADIGQEETLLPLAWRIVNDTYRSDVCVLYPPYLIALAALHMACVVHQKDCQQWFAELSVDFNKVLEITQHMLQFYKMWKSYDEQKEIRAILMKAPKPKASSSRTASTKSRPDSTASGKISAPAYDGR encoded by the exons ATGTTGAAGCTTATGGCTGGCAACTTCTGGCTTTCTTCTCACTG TATGCAGTGGTTGTTAGATAAGCAAGAACTGCTAGCTGGGCGGCAGGTAGATCTCAAACATCTGTCGGAGGAAGAACTTTTGAAGATACATGTCTTCTTCGCAAATT TCGTCCAGGCTCTTGGAGAGCTGTTGAAATTGAGGCAGCAAGTCATCGCAACAGCAACCGTTTATTTCAAACGTTTTTATTCGAG GAATTCCTTGGGCTGTGTGGATCCATTGCTGTTGGCTCCAACATGTGTCTTCCTTGCGTCAAAAGTTGAG GAGTGTGGGATTATTTCCAACACAAAGTTTCCAACCAGTTGTCAGCAAATACTGAAGAAATTTAGCTATGCTTTCAAGAGTGAACTTCCATATTTGTACAAAATGGGACAC ATACTAGAATGTGAATTCTACTTGCTAGAAATGATG GATTGCTGTCTTATTGTGTATCATCCATATCGTCCTCTCACTCAATATGTAGCTGACATTGGTCAAGAAGAGACACTACTTCCTCTTGCATG GAGAATAGTAAACGACACTTATCGAAGTGATGTCTGCGTGTTGTATCCACCTTACTTGATAGCCTTGG CTGCCTTGCACATGGCATGTGTAGTACATCAGAAAGACTGCCAACAGTGGTTTGCAGAATTGTCTGTAGATTTTAACAAG GTACTGGAGATTACTCAGCACATGCTCCAGTTCTATAAGATGTGGAAGAGCTATGATGAGCAAAAAGAAATTAGGGCAATTCTTATGAAGGCCCCAAAACCAAAGGCCAGCAGCTCACG